The Brasilonema sennae CENA114 genome includes a region encoding these proteins:
- a CDS encoding acetyltransferase, with protein MLLQDKQTGHLVEIHDLETLISPLKPTVSGQLQAGEEEQDPEDYKKEQLLFPSGESLPRCWMDENYKDS; from the coding sequence ATGCTTCTTCAAGACAAGCAGACTGGTCATTTAGTAGAAATACACGACTTAGAAACACTGATTAGCCCATTGAAACCTACTGTCTCTGGGCAACTTCAAGCAGGAGAAGAAGAACAAGATCCAGAAGATTATAAAAAAGAACAATTACTTTTTCCTTCTGGTGAGAGCCTGCCACGCTGTTGGATGGATGAAAATTATAAAGACTCTTAA
- the tal gene encoding transaldolase, whose translation MASNPLLTIKDYGQSIWMDNLTRDLIQSGELQGMISSRGIRGITSNPAIFEKAIAGNVLYDADIEAGIQAGLPVEKIYESLIFEDIRNACDIFRPIYEESGGLDGYVSIEVPPTIAHDTKATIDEAQRYYREIGRENVMIKIPGTLSGSPAVEQVISDGINVNVTLLFSIKSYEEAAWAYIRGLEARVNKGQDISKIASVASFFLSRIDIKVDQIVEERIKTIGTEDLAIEARLVALKGKVAIANAKIAYQKYKEIIQSERWKALADKGANVQRLLWASTSTKDPTYSDVMYVNELIGSDTVNTLPPATIEACADHCDVANRLESGVKEAYQLIDSLKDPDIKINLDEVMDLVLDEGIDKFIQPYQSLMESMEEKVKQLSPA comes from the coding sequence ATGGCAAGCAACCCGCTGTTAACAATAAAAGATTACGGTCAAAGTATCTGGATGGATAATTTGACTCGGGACTTAATTCAGTCTGGTGAACTTCAAGGCATGATTTCGAGTCGGGGTATCCGTGGGATTACTTCTAATCCTGCGATTTTTGAAAAAGCGATTGCCGGAAATGTGCTCTATGATGCTGATATCGAAGCAGGAATTCAAGCAGGTTTACCTGTTGAGAAAATTTACGAATCCCTAATCTTTGAAGATATCCGCAATGCCTGTGATATTTTCCGCCCTATCTACGAAGAGTCTGGAGGCTTGGATGGCTACGTCAGCATCGAAGTTCCTCCAACTATTGCCCACGATACAAAAGCTACGATTGATGAAGCGCAGCGATATTATCGCGAAATTGGGCGGGAAAATGTCATGATAAAAATTCCCGGTACTCTCAGCGGCTCACCAGCAGTAGAGCAGGTGATTAGCGACGGAATTAATGTCAACGTTACCCTACTGTTCTCGATTAAAAGCTATGAAGAGGCGGCTTGGGCATACATTCGAGGTTTGGAAGCAAGAGTAAATAAGGGTCAAGATATTAGCAAAATAGCCTCTGTTGCTAGTTTCTTCCTCAGTCGAATTGACATTAAAGTTGACCAAATCGTTGAGGAAAGAATTAAGACAATTGGCACTGAAGATTTAGCAATAGAAGCTCGCTTAGTTGCCCTTAAAGGCAAAGTTGCAATTGCTAACGCTAAAATTGCTTACCAAAAATACAAAGAAATTATCCAGAGTGAGCGTTGGAAAGCTTTAGCAGACAAAGGAGCGAACGTACAGCGACTATTGTGGGCTTCTACCAGTACGAAAGATCCCACCTACAGCGATGTGATGTACGTTAACGAGTTAATAGGTTCAGATACCGTTAATACTCTACCCCCAGCAACAATAGAAGCCTGCGCAGATCACTGTGACGTTGCTAATCGGCTTGAGAGTGGGGTAAAAGAAGCATATCAGTTGATTGACAGTCTTAAAGACCCAGATATCAAGATTAATCTGGATGAAGTGATGGATCTTGTCTTAGATGAAGGGATTGACAAATTCATTCAGCCCTACCAATCACTGATGGAATCAATGGAAGAAAAAGTCAAACAATTGTCTCCCGCTTAG